One Desulfobacterales bacterium DNA segment encodes these proteins:
- a CDS encoding integron integrase yields MPPKITQPNSTSSIPTQKPIERWEKALSDLSNEIKVRHYSPKTLKSYSIWARKLQYFSQSKDPATLSTEDVKDFLTFLAVKQKVSASSQNQAFNALLFFYRNVLKREFGKIEGVVRAKQRPYIPVVLSREEIDKITANLKYPYDLVVNLLYGCGLRLFECLNLRVQSFNFDFGILTVHDGKGKKDRTVPLPQILMTDLKSHMERVKTLYDRDIAEGYNGVFMFDSIEKKYKNCAKDFVWQWFFPGKLLTFVPETKEYRRYHLHETHVQKAIKRAVNKSKIFKRATAHSFRHSFASHLLQANYDIRTIQELLGHSDVRTTMIYTHTIKSKTLKETKSPLDLT; encoded by the coding sequence TTGCCTCCAAAAATCACACAGCCGAATTCGACATCAAGCATTCCAACTCAAAAGCCCATTGAACGATGGGAAAAAGCACTCAGTGACCTGTCCAACGAAATAAAGGTCAGACACTATTCTCCGAAAACGCTGAAATCATATTCCATATGGGCTCGTAAGCTTCAATATTTCAGTCAAAGTAAAGATCCGGCAACGTTGTCAACCGAAGATGTAAAAGATTTTTTGACCTTTCTGGCTGTCAAACAGAAAGTATCGGCATCCTCCCAAAACCAGGCATTTAACGCCCTGTTGTTTTTTTACAGGAACGTCCTCAAGCGTGAATTCGGAAAAATTGAAGGGGTGGTTCGGGCCAAACAAAGACCCTATATTCCGGTCGTCCTTTCACGCGAAGAAATCGATAAAATTACTGCAAACCTTAAATACCCGTATGATCTGGTGGTTAATCTGTTATACGGCTGCGGCCTGCGGTTGTTCGAGTGCCTGAATCTTCGTGTTCAGAGTTTTAATTTCGACTTCGGCATATTGACGGTTCATGACGGCAAGGGCAAAAAGGACCGGACGGTACCCTTGCCCCAAATCTTGATGACCGACCTCAAATCTCATATGGAGAGGGTGAAAACGCTTTACGATCGGGATATAGCTGAGGGGTATAACGGCGTATTCATGTTTGATTCAATCGAAAAAAAATATAAAAACTGTGCCAAAGATTTTGTATGGCAGTGGTTTTTCCCCGGGAAATTATTAACCTTTGTACCAGAAACCAAGGAATACCGGCGCTATCATCTCCATGAAACCCATGTTCAGAAGGCCATAAAGCGGGCAGTCAACAAATCCAAAATATTCAAACGAGCTACGGCCCATTCATTCCGCCACAGTTTTGCCAGTCACCTGCTCCAGGCCAATTACGATATCCGGACTATTCAGGAACTGTTAGGGCACAGCGATGTCAGGACCACGATGATTTATACCCATACTATCAAGAGCAAGACCCTGAAAGAGACCAAAAGTCCGCTTGATCTCACTTGA